CCCCATCACGTGACGGTATTGGACTTGGTGCCTGTGTTGGTACGACATCGTTCGTAGTGTTCACTCCATTTTCGCATTCCGTAGCCAACTTTTCATCAGGTAAGTGATCATGTATGGCGTGCCAGACATGCGTAAGTCTCTCACGCGCCAGGTAAAAAATAACTACACGGATCTCATCAACAACGGTGGAAAGTAGTCCCTCATCCAAGCCATGCGCAGCCGCATTGACAGACACTACGTTTTCTGCCATTTGGAGGCTCCGTGGTCCTGCTCGGAGAGTGCACAGTCGCAAAGCTGAACAAAGAGCCTGTACGAAAACAGGAAGGCAATACAGGTCGCGCGGAACCCGCTCCCCAGTGCCCTGTGGATCACTATGGTTCGCAAGCAGTTCCTTCTCCAATGTagagagaagggaagtgGTTTCAGTCCGGGGAAAGTGGCTTCGCCAGAGAAGACAGAATCGTCTCAAAGCCTCCGTGTCGTCTACATTTTGCAGCATGTCTTGGATACTCAAAACAATACGCTCCCAGACCGGAGCTGAATCACTTGACTCCTCAAGTCCCAGTGGAAGAACTCCACCACTTCGGGGGATGGAAGAACAGCGCCTGGAGAACGAAACGACACGTAATGAAGGCGGCTGCAGCCTTCCTACCCTCCTGAAAATAGGTCGTATATACCACTGACACTTCATCATCCCGTGCCTCGCACAGGCTCCCACGACCGGCGCCAAGGAGACCAGCATCCGTGTGTGGAATGTTGTGCCTAAGAGAGAACAAAACGGGCAAATAATGATATTATCCACGCAAAGATCCATTTCCTGCACATTCATTGGGTGCATCCGTAGAGGATAAAAGGAACGGAAAGTTATCAAAGGTTCTACCGAACCCCTCTGACAAACATCACACAAAACAATCCTTTATTGTTTAAACGATCGGTATACAAGCAGCAGAGAATCGTGAGGCCAAAATCGCTTCACCATACATATAAACCCACAAGCTGTGTCTTCTTCCAACACCCAACACCCGTTAGTGCCGGCAGGCTACCGATACCCGCGTCCGACATGTTCGCAGCTATGATTTGAAACTTGCATTATTATTAAGGAGGGCTCGCAGGTAGGAACAGGGGAAAACGGGTAATAACTAAAAAATCGAACGGTACTCACACAACGTGAACCTTGAGAGTGCGGAATGGGAAAAAAAGCATGAGGGCGTCCTCAGGATCCACCGGTTGATAAATATGTTAGtaaaaacgaaggaaagtAATAATTTCCTGGCACCATGGCAACCATCCTTTCAGTATCGGTTGCTCACCTCCACAGGACAAACCACATGCGTTGCCCGGCAACAACGCATTCcatgcacacaaaacaactgAGACTGATGGAATGGATGCTTGTATTAAAACCACCAACGGTTATCTCGATAGATACTGGCGTACTCCGAAGACGACTTTCCCCCTTAAAATGTGCGTATTTTTCGCTAAATTAGACAGACAAGATCGAAAGCATATGCCCTGCTCGTGAACCTGGGTGCACAGTAATTACCACTAAAGCGATGCTTCGTCAGGTAACACTCCCTCGCGGAATGCCTCCTTCATCCGCTGGGACAGCTCCGGTGCAAGATCGTTGCCGTAGTGCGATAAGAGCGCCTGCAGTTGCCTCCCCTCCTCCGCCGTTATGGGGCGCACACGCTTTCCTGTTTTTGGGTCGACGAGATCGTCCTTCTGCTCCATCACTATCGCAACCATATCATTTGCTTGGGAAAAAATGACCTGCAGACACTTCTTGGGCACGTATATTTTCAGCGTGACAACGACATCGAGTATGCTAAGGATGACGGGTAGTGCTGGGTACTCAACTTCGTCAAGGCGGCACCCGATCTGCTCACCCATTGCGCGGAGCTTCTGCCGAGTCGGTTCCGCATTCATCGCATTGCGACCTCCATCACTTACTTGATTGAAACATGTGCGTATGGCAATCATGGCGGCGTTCGCCATATGATGGGTAAGCTGATCGGAGGTACAAATACGCTCTACTAACCGTTCACACACCTCCAGGCGCATGGTGCGCCACTTACGCAATACGTGGGCGAGCGTGGCACACTCGTGCGGGGTAAAGTCACCCACGTGATTCGTGGCACGGATAGCTAATGGCTCAAGGTGAAATGGCGTAAGGTCATGTACTGTATAACACTGCAATACACCGAGTAGTGACGGTAGGTCGAAGTCATTCGCGAGGACTCCAACACGGCGAGACATCGCCAGCAACACCTTACGGCGGATATCCAGTGTCTCTTTGGCACATCCACGACGGGTTTTAAAAAGACGAGTTGAAAATGCCTTAACGGAAGACATGTCAATGTTCTCGTAATTACTGAATTTGAGAAGTGATTTCTCCATGCGATTCCAAAGGTGCCTGTTGTAAAAGTTGGCTGTAACAACATGCGTTGTCACATACAACACATCGTCAGCAGAGAGGACACCGTCACCATCGCGACGCAACACCTCAACCGTTAGCATTCGCATAGCCGCTGTGTACTGCTTCTCTTCCAACCAATCCCGTTCTTTTAGCGAAGTTGTGTAATAAAGTGTCCGGCGTAGCTCGTGCATCCCTGCACGCTGCAACAAGGGTGTTGTTTGCATTTGCTTTACTAATGCTGTCATTTCATTGGTCGCCGACGTCTTCAGCTCCTCAACGAATTCCTCCATGCCTTCCTGCGTAAGAATTTCAGCGCTAGCACTGAGTGCATTCTGGGCTTTCAGTTGCACCGCCAATTCATCCGCCTTTGCAACACACTCCGACAGTACGTCACAATGAGCGGTGATGGCGGTGGAGGTGACCGGAAGGGAGCCGTTGACTCCAGATCCCGGTGAGTACGACACGGGAAGCGGGCCTTCCATTGCCACCGcctcccctcccccagtTCCAACATTTAACGAAGGATTGGTAACAGGTGACAGCGGTGAACCGGTGACGGGTGGCCCAGAGGACGCAATCCATCGTTTTATGTCAAGAACTGTAAAACCTGCCTTCGGTAGCACGGTAACTACCGGGTAGCGGCGATACAACAGATTCCTACTGAAAACTCGTTCATGGTAACCAATGCCAGAATGTACAGAATGTTTGGACGACAGTAAACTCCCCACATCCTGACAACATAAAACTACCCGACGTCGCATGCGCGAAATCCCTTCACCTGATCCACTctaagagaagagaaacttAAAGACATGCACAAAGTGTTGCGAGTGATCGTTGGAAGCATTGAGAAAACGGTAGTACTACAACACTCGCACTGATGCAGATCCATTGAACACACACTAGAGGGAGAGCTCGTTGAGGATAAAGTAAAGATTTGGAGCTTTAATCTCTTTTGCACGAGGGCAACAAACTCCgtacagaaaataaaaagctcCCTCGTGGAAAAACACAAGCTACACGAAGCATAACACCACGCACGGAGGGCACAACGACCCGGGGTAGCataagcaaagaaaaaaaccttaaaaaaattaataacacGATATATGTTCTGATCGTCGCTGTTGCCCTTCCAACCTAGCCTACCGCACAAAAGCGGAGGCAAAGAAGGATTTAAAAGGAGGGGGTGAATTTAAATGCTATCTTGCACATAATAAGTTGTAATGTGGGTTATACATCGCTTAGCACAACTAACTGATGCCACATAATTGATAAACTAAAAGgtggggaaagaagaaactccTCTCCCCTTCTATGCCATGACTCATGGTAGAGCAACCACACAACAACCTGCGCAGTGCCGCACATGGGTAAAATCTATTGGAGGAGCTGCGCGTAAACAGTCGGTATCAAAACAGGTCGCAAGTTTTCTAACAGAGACCGGCAACGGAGAAAATTACAAAAACCAACGTGcgacaaaaaaggggatACAGAGGAAAAACGTTGCCTCTAAATATGAGCAACTGCACACGTTGTTGCTCACAAGTACAGGAGAAACAAAGATATGAGGAATATGCCAAGTAAGCAGTCAAGCGTGggaatgaaggaaggaaggtaTCTCGTGCGACACACTAAAGGGGACGCAACCGGTTCCGCGTCAGCTAcggggaagtgaaaaaaagaaacttgaaaGACACACCcaatatatatgcatatatgctCTCACTTGATTTCGCCATCCTTCACGTGCAGTTATTGACGGTTCCCTCGAAATACTGCACGGGAACTGCCATGTTCTATAGGAGGTGAAACTCGTATCAGAGACACCACTGGCAACCACCAAACGGTACACGCATGCCACAAAGCAAATGCAGAAGCAAGTATGCAGGGAAAAAATTTAACCGTCAAACGGAAGTTCACGCATGGTCCCAACACGACAGCACGCAATTATTTACCATGAACTACTACACGACTCCGTCTCATGGCTCTTTGCGGTGCGGTCATTAGTGTGCGAATCCCGCCCAGAACTTGTTTCTGACCTGGTGTCGTCACTAACATCACTGGTGGCATCTGATTTAGTATCTTTGATATCCGTAGCGGTATCTGCAGTAGCTGGTTCCTGTTCAACACTGGTAACAGATTTCGCATCATCACTAACATCACTGGTGGCATCTGATTTAGTATCTTTGATATCCGTAGCGGTATCTGCAGTAGCTGGTTCCTGTTCAACACTGGTAGCAGATTTCGCATCATCACTAACATCACTGGTGGCATCTGATTTAGTATCTTTGATATCCGTAGCGGTATCTGCAGTAGCTGGTTCCTGTTCAACACTGGTAGCAGATTTCGCATCATCACTAACATCACTGGTGGCATCTGATTTAGTATCTTTGATATCCGTAGCGGTATCTGCAGTAGCTGGTTCCTGTTCAACACTGGTAACAGATTTCGCATCATCACTAACATCACTGGTGGCATCTAACTTAGTATCTTTGATATCCGTAGCGGTATCTGCAGTAGCTGGTTCCTGTTCAACACTGGTAGCAGATTTCGCATCATCACTAACATCACTGGTGGCATCTGATTTAGTATCTTTGATATCCGTAGCGGTATCTGCAGTAGCTGGTTCCTGTTCAACACTGGTAACAGATTTCGCATCATCACTAACATCACTGGTAGTGTATGGCTTAGTCGCCCGAGATTTCGTGGTGGCGTCCGACGGTGTTGGCCCCTGCCCTACGCTTGCGGCGGACTGTGTGCCGTCGCTTACTTCAGAGGCAGCCTCTGATTTTGGTTCCAATGATTTCGTGGTATTTTCCAACAGGTCCCGTTGTTGCTCATCAGCCCTCCTCGCGGAGCCCTCAATGACAGTTCCTTCAACAGGGTTGACAACACCTTTAGTGGTGGGCTCCTGCTCATCACTGGCATTTGATAGCGCACCTTTACCTATCTTGGTAAGACTCGCTACATTCGAAACTTCACCTGCTGAAACATTACCACCCGTATGTGCCTCTTCGTTGGATCCTCCTCCCGATCGCAGGTCAACACTCAACCCTGCAGCTCCCATTCCAttcgtttcctttgcttttagAACGGTGTCCCTTACGGTGGAAGCCTTCTCCCTGCAAGTCTCTAAATGTGCTCCGTGGCTGATGTCAGTAACTCTGCTTAATTTATCGTTTGGAGCCACTGTGACACAGCCTTCAACGGCAGACTCGTGTTTGTGACCGGTGCCCAGTAACTCATTCTGCGGAGCACCGCTACTCTTTTGTACAATCATCCCCATGGTTGTGTGCTGGGGCAAACCCGCGGGGCTGTCGCTGGAAAGTTGATGTTTCACCGATGCGGTGTCTGCTCCGTCAGTTCGTACAGTCGCTTGCGATGCGCTTCTAAAATCCTGATATCTCCTCaagttttcccctcccctcatGTGTGGCTTCTGGTTCCCTAAAACCTTAGTCGATTGGACACTTTTCGCGGAATCACACGATGATGGACGCACGATTCGACGCTCCTCTACCCCTTCGTCCGTTACATGCGTAAGCGTAACCCCCAATTCCCCACCCTGCATCTCCTCTCGGTTTAACAACTTCTGTTTCGCTCCAAGGTGCGATACTAGCCAACGGTTGTACGCATCTTCTAGATGGTGTAATAATACCTCCTTGCGATTCACGTCATATTCTCCCCCCTCTCCACaattttctctttctatCTCCTCTACCTCATGTTCGAGAAGCAGCTGTTCTACTACTCGTTTGTGAAGCATGCGAGCTTGCTGATAGCTTCTGATCCCGTCGAAGTAGCGGTGGAAAACACTCTCAGTCATTTGTGCACCATCGGGCAAGGGACATCCCGGCACTCTGCCATCAAATAAAGAAGCATCACGTGTCCCGCGTCCTTCTATTTCAGGTCTATTGTGGGAGAAATTTCCCCGCGTCCTCCGGTTTCGAAGTGTAGTGATGTCCCTAGCCCCAGTTCCACGAGACGAAGTGGACCCAGAAACACCGGGGTAAGAAACTCCTGGAGCTGCAAACGAATCAGCAGCAGTCACTCCGAACTTatttctgttgctgttgaaacTGAGCCCACCCACATGCTGCTGCAGCGATGGGGACAATTTATTACGGGATTGGTCACACGATGTTGCTCCTGAACGAGACCGGGAAGAACTATCAAAACGCATGGACGAATATGCAGACATTGGTGCATCACCTGTACCTGATGCATAGAAACGGTGAAATCTCTTGGGAGTCTGGACGCGCCTGCTGGGTGACCTTCTTTCAAACGAGTATAATTTCACCAGTTTCGGCTCTCCCAAGTCAAAGATCGAGTCGTCCTGTTGCATTCGTTGTGGCATTCCCACATTTGTTCCGGGAGATACCCTCGTACGACGATTCCGTTGGGGCGAGACAGACATGCGTCTACCATTAACAGGACTCTGGGGGGAAGCGTTAATTGGCCAGTTTTGCGAGTAACTCCAGTGAGTGGTACTTGCAGAGTTGGGCATCCCGCTCGACCTTCGAGTTGAAGCATTAGGAGTACACATTCCATCCCTTGATTGGGAATTACCTTGACTCCCAGATAACGCACGCCAATAAGTGCTGGAGGGCAAATAACCGCCACTAATGTCCGTACGTTGATGACCCTCTCCGTATACAGGGGACATGGACGACCCGTTATCTGCTCTCATATGTGTCTCCCCTGTCGGATTTAATGAAAGTTTGTCTACTCGAGTGCCTGGGCGGCTGCAATGAGGTGTGCAGAAAGAATAACCATTTTGCCGCTGCCCCTCAATCTCTTCTTGCTCCCGGGATTGTCCACCACTCATGGGTCTCCAATGGTCAATGCCAGGTCGAGATAAATTACATGAGGAGCAACGGGACCCATCAAAGTCACTGCATGACCTCGGCACCCGCATCGGTGAGGCGGGAGCAGCCGTAAATAGATGCTGAGCTGCAGGTTGGGAATGCGATGACACACCAAACGACCCACACGAAAGACTGTTCGGACTACGTGATCCGCAAGGTACACTTTGAATGCAACTGCCATGCACGACCCCGGAGCCTGCGTGAGCAGCCACTGGAATTCCACTCCCATAACTGGCTCTGCGAACACTATCAAAGTCCCTGGAGTCCCTGACACTGTTTCCCATATAGTTATTTAACTTAGTAAAAAacagttgttgtttctgcttcaTACAGGGAAAGTCATTACCAACCACTCCTGTGGACCCCGCATTGCCACCCCCGTGAGCACATGGCTTCCCCCCTCCATCAGCATCACTGCAGTCAGCAGCGCGGCTGCCGTGGCGGTCACCATCTTTGCACCCTTCGGTAAACGATCCGTCGATTATGGAAGACGGTGGTCGAGTGACTGTTGGGTCTTGCTTGCGGGAATGGTATCCACGTATTATGCATGAATGGGAAATCGCGCTGAGTTCCTTTCCGAGTTGTTCCATGGCAAGTCGGCGCCTTAAAACGGAACAGCAATCACCAACTGCTTCGGTTGTATCTATCAGATATTTTGCACTCTCTAACCGCAGGAGGGCCTGCTGGAAGCAATTGTGCTGAATGAAGACACGCGCCTCCCCGAATTTCTGCCAGGCGATGTCTAATGCCGCATGAACCCTCTTGCGAGCCTCGTCTCCAGTACTACTTGTAGGCCTTTCACACCCATGGAATGAATGCGGTGGTTTTGACTCACCTCGAACggatttccccccccttccttcgGAATCTGGTCTCACTGATCGAACCCTCGTCCTCCGTTGAAGCGGTGTGTAGTCAAGTCCCCGCGTCAGTGGCGTCGCACTCTGCGCCCGGGAAGAAGGCCTCGAAGTTTTGTGGCTCACAACACTGCTTCTTCGTGGAGCTCTACCTCGACCAGCCGCacctgcaggtgttgcacaGGATACCCATTGTCTTGATCTAAAAATGAAGTCTGAATCAGACAAATGACCCTTCGCGTCTCTTCCAACGGCGATCACCCTCATGACGCCCTAAGAGAAAGAAGTTAATGtccaaaatatatatatatgaaatcAAACATGATGTGACACGGTGGTAAAGTTAAGCAAAGCAACTGAGAACAgctaaaaaacaaataaaaagagggaaacaacaacagcagtccCTCCGGCAAAGATAAAAGCGAAAGTGAAAGGTAAGTGTAACGGTCAGCACAGGgtcaaaaaaagagaattaaATCTGCGGCCCACTGAGCAAGGGGAAACAGATACACAATACATGTGGGTGTACATCGGTTGACACAGCTTTCTTTTATGACTCTATTTTCCTCGGAGACCCCCCATTATGCATGAAGGTTTGTGATCATCCATCTAACATCTATTgcgcctcctcctcaccattcgatcctcttttttcacttcttctcTGTCTCCACGGCTTTCTTGCTtccagcaaaaacaacatacagtatatataaatatttatttgcaTTCCAAGTTGTGCACACACCGAGTCGGAGCACAGCTTGGCTTCCCTCCACATTGTTCATTTTGAGTATAACGCAGGTCAAACATAGATGCAACCtcgagaagaaaaagaggggagttTCAAGGCTGCATCCCACGTTGCCAAGACAAATTCAACTTCATTGCCTCTTCTTGCACGCAGGCCAATCTCATATGCCTGGTGTCGGGGTACTACTCTTCTCTACAGCGGCAAATCTTTTAATCTCATTGATAATCTGCTGATTGGCTTTTCTCAGATacttcacttcctcctcGTGGATCTTCTGTTCGGACTGCTTCTGCTCCTCGAAGCGCTTCAGCATCCCATTGTGCTTTGCTCGTAACTCATTCACACGATTCTCGAGTCGACGCACCTCGCTTTCCATCCATTCTTTCTCCTTGAATAGATAGCTTCTCAAATCACGCTCAATGGCCTTTCGTACGGTATATTGAGAGGCACTATCAAACAGAATATCGTACGTATTTGTTGTTTGCTGCATCTCCTCCGCCAATTCGGCTAACAGCAACCCACGTTCCGGACAGAGCACAGTCACCTGTCGAATAACCTCCCGCATTCCATCTGCGTATATCCCCTCCCGAATAGTGCATACCACTCCAGAGGGACGTGCATGCTCCTGTTGACAGCGCCGCTCCAAGTGTTCCTGAAGGTGAACACAGTCCAAACGGCTCGTGTGATCAACGGCAGCAGCCTTCATCCATGCACATTCCTGCTCCTGCCCGCGGGTATTGGTACGATCCTTATCGTGTCCCGGCACGTTGAGTGGCACGGGGGGAAACAATTTGGCGAGGGCTTTTACTGGAGTTAAACTTTCCTGAGTGAGTCGCACTGGTCCCCCATCCGACTGAATGGCGTCTCGTGTGCCGCCAACCCCGCTTTGCGTTTGCCCGAACTTTTGTCTATTGGTGGTGGGAATGGTGGACGCCTCTTGGCCCGCGGCGGCGGCTGTAGCAGCATTAACCGCTGCAGCCGTGATCGGCTCATCGTCACTAATTAAGTTTGAAGGAACAGCACGATACAACACGGTGCCTTCCTCATCGTAAACGTTCGGTGGTGCGTTCAAGGTTGTCATTTTGAGTGTCTAACGCAGCCGTGCA
This sequence is a window from Trypanosoma brucei gambiense DAL972 chromosome 7, complete sequence. Protein-coding genes within it:
- a CDS encoding dynein arm light chain, axonemal, putative, whose amino-acid sequence is MTTLNAPPNVYDEEGTVLYRAVPSNLISDDEPITAAAVNAATAAAAGQEASTIPTTNRQKFGQTQSGVGGTRDAIQSDGGPVRLTQESLTPVKALAKLFPPVPLNVPGHDKDRTNTRGQEQECAWMKAAAVDHTSRLDCVHLQEHLERRCQQEHARPSGVVCTIREGIYADGMREVIRQVTVLCPERGLLLAELAEEMQQTTNTYDILFDSASQYTVRKAIERDLRSYLFKEKEWMESEVRRLENRVNELRAKHNGMLKRFEEQKQSEQKIHEEEVKYLRKANQQIINEIKRFAAVEKSSTPTPGI